A genomic window from Quercus lobata isolate SW786 chromosome 10, ValleyOak3.0 Primary Assembly, whole genome shotgun sequence includes:
- the LOC115963294 gene encoding abietadienol/abietadienal oxidase: MREIFPGLWPWMLAMLLFIVFLTKLSRNKKVGKRKYRLPPGRRGWPLVGDSFNWYNAVASSHPPRFVEEQVKRFGKIFSCSLFGKWAVVSADPSFNRFVMQNEGKLFQSSYPKSFRDLVGKNGVITVQGDQQRKLHAIASNMMRLDKLIKFHFLEDIQMVMLQTLANFHNNQRISLQDVCRKASHQIIIKPQVAINQMVNQLLGFTSDSEVNEMAQLFSDFVDGCLSIPINLPGFAYHTAMTAREKIIGKIYNIIEMHRQMQLQGTGATQQGGIGVLGRLVEEESLPDEAVADFIINLLFAGNETTAKTMLFAVYFLTHCPKAMKQLMDEQDGLRGNSNGEELLTWQDYKAMPFTQCVIDETLRLGGIAIWLMREAKEDVNYQDYIIPKGCFIVPFLSAVHLDENVYEGALTFNPWRWMDPQNEEKRNWRSSPFYAPFGGGARFCPGAELARLQIALFLHYFVTTYRWTQLKEDQLSFFPSARLVNGFQIRLTKRHDEMQELT; this comes from the exons ATGAGAGAGATTTTTCCAGGACTATGGCCTTGGATGCTTGCTATGCTattgttcattgtttttctCACAAAATTGTCAAGAAATAAGAAGGtagggaaaagaaaatacagattGCCGCCTGGAAGAAGAGGCTGGCCTTTAGTTGGTGATAGCTTCAACTGGTACAATGCTGTTGCAAGTTCTCATCCTCCTAGGTTTGTCGAAGAACAGGTCAAAAG GTTTGGGAAGATATTCTCATGCAGCCTGTTTGGTAAATGGGCAGTGGTGTCAGCAGACCCAAGCTTCAATCGATTTGTAATGCAAAACGAAGGGAAATTATTCCAATCAAGCTATCCAAAATCATTCAGAGATTTGGTGGGGAAAAATGGGGTAATCACGGTCCAAGGAGATCAACAAAGGAAACTACATGCAATTGCCTCCAATATGATGCGCCTAGATAAGCTCATCAAATTCCATTTCTTGGAAGACATTCAAATGGTTATGCTTCAAACTTTGGCCAATTTCCACAACAATCAACGCATTTCTCTCCAGGATGTGTGCAGAAAGGCAAGTCATCAGATCATCATCAAAC CACAGGTTGCTATCAATCAAATGGTTAATCAACTCTTGGGATTTACAAGTGATTCAGAAGTAAATGAGATGGCTCAGTTGTTCTCTGACTTCGTTGATGGCTGTCTATCCATTCCAATTAACTTACCGGGTTTTGCTTATCACACTGCCATGACG GCAAGGGAGAAAATAATTGGGAAGATATACAACATAATTGAGATGCACAGGCAAATGCAATTACAAGGTACAGGTGCAACACAGCAAGGTGGTATTGGTGTTCTTGGAAGACTTGTAGAGGAAGAAAGCTTACCGGATGAAGCTGTAGCAGACTTCATTATCAATCTTCTCTTTGCCGGGAACGAAACAACTGCTAAAACCATGCTTTTCGCCGTTTATTTCCTCACTCACTGTCCCAAAGCAATGAAGCAACTTATG GATGAACAAGATGGGCTAAGGGGTAACAGTAATGGAGAGGAGCTTCTTACATGGCAAGACTACAAAGCAATGCCTTTCACTCAATGC GTTATTGATGAAACACTTCGTCTTGGGGGCATTGCAATTTGGCTAATGAGAGAGGCAAAAGAAGATGTTAATTAccaag ATTATATTATTCCCAAAGGATGCTTTATAGTTCCATTTCTTTCTGCCGTTCATTTGGATGAAAATGTGTATGAGGGAGCTCTAACATTCAACCCTTGGAGATGGATGGACCCTCAAAATGAG gaaAAGAGAAACTGGAGAAGTAGCCCATTCTATGCTCCCTTTGGAGGAGGTGCAAGATTTTGTCCAGGAGCAGAGTTGGCTCGCCTTCAAATTGCTCTATTTCTCCATTACTTCGTCACTACATACAG GTGGACCCAACTTAAAGAAGATCAGTTGTCCTTCTTTCCCTCCGCTCGATTAGTAAATGGCTTTCAAATCCGCTTAACTAAAAGGCATGATGAAATGCAAGAATTAacttga